A genomic segment from Clarias gariepinus isolate MV-2021 ecotype Netherlands chromosome 11, CGAR_prim_01v2, whole genome shotgun sequence encodes:
- the cldn8.1 gene encoding claudin-8, whose product MAGQPMELAALFLTLLGFIGVSASTGMPMWKVTAFIQENIIVMETRWEGLWMNCYRQANIRMQCKVYDSLLYLPPELQASRGLMCCSVALAAIGLFIAITGMKCTACIQGNDRAKRIVLIVAGCLIMLACLCCLIPVSWTANVIIQDFYNPLLIDAQRRELGEALYVGWVSSVLLFAGGCIFLCCSGSNEKRPDQSRIPYKRDVPYVAYQPQPQPAMYQPRSAAAYSFSSREPSFIQTSTQPSTAHTYRQHSFVQPSRQHSFVQPVRQHSFVQPSRQVSVRSGVDYL is encoded by the coding sequence ATGGCAGGCCAGCCAATGGAGCTGGCAGCACTATTCCTGACTCTGTTGGGCTTCATAGGGGTCTCAGCCAGCACGGGGATGCCCATGTGGAAGGTGACGGCTTTCATCCAGGAGAACATTATCGTTATGGAGACTCGCTGGGAGGGTTTATGGATGAACTGCTACCGCCAGGCCAACATCCGCATGCAGTGCAAAGTGTACGACTCTCTGCTCTACCTACCTCCGGAGCTCCAGGCTTCCCGTGGCCTCATGTGCTGCTCGGTGGCGCTGGCTGCCATTGGCTTGTTCATTGCCATCACGGGAATGAAATGCACTGCATGCATACAAGGAAACGACCGCGCCAAGCGTATCGTTCTCATTGTGGCTGGCTGTCTCATTATGCTCGCCTGCCTATGCTGCCTTATTCCGGTCTCCTGGACCGCCAATGTGATCATCCAAGACTTCTACAACCCCCTACTGATCGACGCACAGCGAAGGGAGCTTGGCGAGGCGCTCTACGTTGGATGGGTCTCCTCTGTATTGCTTTTTGCTGGCGGgtgcatttttttgtgttgcaGTGGATCAAACGAAAAACGGCCTGACCAGTCTCGCATTCCTTACAAGAGGGATGTGCCGTACGTAGCATACCAACCTCAGCCACAACCAGCGATGTATCAGCCCAGATCTGCCGCTGCCTATAGTTTTTCCTCCAGAGAACCATCCTTCATCCAGACGTCAACTCAACCATCCACTGCCCACACATACAGACAGCACAGCTTCGTCCAGCCATCCAGGCAGCACAGCTTCGTCCAGCCGGTCAGACAGCACAGCTTCGTCCAGCCATCCAGGCAGGTGTCGGTTCGTAGTGGTGTTGACTATCTGTGA
- the LOC128533478 gene encoding claudin-8-like: MVEGVGEIVGFCLGVVGLIGASAVTGLPMWRVSAFIQENIIVMETRWEGLWMNCYRQANIRMQCKVYDSLLYLPPELQASRGLMCCSVGLSFFGLVVSLPGLHSVSCFPDKLQVKSFFIAIGGSMEIMSCICVLIAVSWTAHTIIQDFYDPLLISAQRRELGEALYIGWVTAFILFCSGIFLLACRNYDSNQTYQLVYPSNRMTMTRFQPATATRSSISSTPHQTLLLNQQPSTSAYSVSLASPGGQVPFYNIPVVYPTNMIPVQHYPSLHSSYNSGRLSMPGNPLHSGMQSAHPSPQFVPPAVGYDGNFVTAVQPTVSLPPMVGDNWKKPASHDFSTSHSSSGMYI; encoded by the coding sequence ATGGTTGAAGGTGTGGGTGAGATAGTTGGCTTCTGCCTGGGCGTCGTAGGTCTGATCGGAGCTTCAGCTGTAACGGGTCTCCCCATGTGGAGGGTGTCGGCATTCATCCAGGAGAACATCATCGTCATGGAGACTCGCTGGGAGGGTTTATGGATGAACTGCTACCGCCAGGCCAACATCCGCATGCAGTGCAAAGTGTACGACTCGCTGCTCTACCTGCCTCCTGAGCTCCAGGCTTCCCGAGGTCTGATGTGCTGCTCGGTCGGACTGAGCTTTTTCGGATTGGTGGTATCCTTGCCAGGCTTGCATAGCGTTTCCTGTTTTCCTGATAAACTACAAGTCAAATCTTTCTTCATTGCAATCGGTGGCTCGATGGAGATCATGTCTTGCATTTGTGTTCTCATTGCTGTGTCCTGGACGGCTCATACCATCATTCAGGACTTTTATGACCCACTATTGATCAGTGCCCAGCGCCGGGAACTTGGTGAAGCTCTTTACATTGGCTGGGTCACTGCATTCATCCTGTTTTGCTCCGGTATTTTTTTGCTGGCATGCCGGAATTATGACTCGAATCAAACCTACCAGCTTGTTTACCCCAGTAACAGAATGACCATGACACGTTTCCAACCTGCCACTGCAACCCGAAGCTCAATCAGCTCAACTCCCCATCAGACTCTGCTTCTGAACCAGCAGCCTTCTACTTCGGCGTACAGTGTCTCCTTAGCATCCCCTGGTGGCCAGGTTCCATTCTACAACATTCCTGTGGTTTATCCCACGAACATGATACCTGTTCAGCACTATCCATCTCTGCACAGCTCATACAACTCAGGGAGGCTCTCCATGCCAGGAAATCCTCTTCATTCAGGCATGCAGTCTGCTCATCCTAGTCCCCAATTTGTACCTCCTGCTGTAGGGTATGATGGGAACTTCGTCACTGCTGTTCAGCCTACTGTCTCTCTTCCACCAATGGTTGGGGACAACTGGAAGAAACCAGCATCACATGACTTCTCCACTTCACACTCAAGTTCAggaatgtatatataa
- the cldn8.2 gene encoding claudin-8 — MSYAAGSYAAKSYADKSYADRSYAEKSFKDSAYTTYDEAAKTAYQQQLLKEKQKRRDAMHCEVAALVIGFVGLIGVAAVTGLPMWKVTAFIQENIIVMETRWEGLWMNCYRQANIRMQCKVYDSLLYLPAELQAARGLMCTAVALTTLACIISTIGMRCTRLVDSRPRVKHITLMVGGCLFLAGCLATLIPVSWTANVIIQDFYNPLLIDAQRRELGEALYIGWVSAAICFTAGVILLCRHAPRIEEKEDVNSVLYRAQYAPYNNTYPGYTYQPAYSYQPAYGHHPPSVAYVSSAY, encoded by the coding sequence ATGTCGTACGCGGCCGGGTCGTACGCGGCCAAGTCCTACGCGGACAAGTCCTACGCCGACCGCTCGTATGCCGAGAAGTCTTTCAAGGACAGCGCTTACACGACCTACGATGAAGCAGCCAAAACGGCATACCAACAACAGCTCCTGAAGGAAAAGCAGAAGCGTAGAGACGCGATGCACTGTGAAGTCGCCGCTCTCGTGATCGGATTCGTCGGCCTGATCGGTGTCGCGGCGGTTACGGGTCTCCCCATGTGGAAGGTGACGGCGTTCATCCAGGAGAACATCATCGTCATGGAGACCCGCTGGGAAGGCCTGTGGATGAACTGCTACCGCCAGGCCAACATCCGCATGCAGTGCAAAGTGTACGATTCTCTGCTCTACCTGCCTGCTGAGCTCCAGGCCGCCCGAGGTCTCATGTGCACCGCCGTGGCTTTGACGACGCTCGCCTGCATCATCTCGACCATTGGGATGAGGTGCACTCGCCTTGTGGACTCACGACCACGTGTCAAACACATCACTCTGATGGTCGGTGGATGTCTGTTCCTGGCTGGATGTTTAGCCACCCTCATTCCTGTCTCCTGGACCGCCAACGTCATCATTCAGGATTTCTACAACCCCCTGCTGATTGACGCGCAGCGCCGAGAGTTAGGAGAGGCGCTCTACATCGGATGGGTGAGCGCAGCGATATGCTTCACAGCCGGGGTTATACTGCTGTGCCGACACGCACCGAGAATAGAAGAGAAGGAGGACGTCAACTCTGTGTTGTACAGGGCCCAGTACGCTCCATACAATAACACTTATCCTGGATATACCTATCAACCAGCTTACAGCTACCAGCCAGCATACGGACATCACCCTCCTTCTGTTGCCTACGTATCATCCGCATATTAA